A genomic region of Sphaerochaeta sp. contains the following coding sequences:
- a CDS encoding ABC transporter ATP-binding protein codes for MITLDHVSKSYGKGKKAVDDLSLSIPSGEVYGFLGPNGAGKSTTIKMLVGLLRPDAGHLSVDGVDVQQDPITVKRNIGYVPDEPLFYRKMTGRDHLGFIADLYHVEDRWARADALCRLFDFTTLNDEISSYSHGMKQKLAVISAMIHQPRLLILDEPMVGLDPKSSYTLKQEMVRYAKEGNTVFFSTHVLEVAQEVCTRVGIIDRGKLRFDGTLEELRQGTDRSLEDLFLSLTEETNG; via the coding sequence ATGATTACGTTGGATCACGTTTCGAAAAGTTATGGAAAAGGGAAGAAGGCGGTGGATGACCTTTCCCTTTCCATTCCCTCCGGAGAGGTGTATGGATTCCTCGGACCGAACGGCGCGGGGAAAAGCACCACCATCAAGATGCTGGTCGGACTGTTGCGTCCGGATGCCGGGCATCTGTCCGTGGACGGGGTGGACGTACAGCAGGACCCGATCACGGTGAAACGGAACATCGGCTATGTTCCGGATGAACCATTGTTCTACCGGAAGATGACCGGACGGGACCACCTGGGGTTCATCGCCGACCTGTACCACGTGGAGGACCGGTGGGCGAGGGCGGACGCGCTCTGCAGGCTGTTCGATTTCACCACGCTGAACGACGAGATATCCTCCTACAGTCACGGCATGAAACAGAAGCTTGCCGTCATCAGCGCGATGATCCACCAGCCGCGCCTGTTGATCCTTGACGAACCGATGGTCGGTCTGGATCCCAAAAGCTCCTATACGTTGAAACAGGAGATGGTACGGTACGCCAAGGAGGGGAACACCGTCTTTTTCTCCACCCATGTGCTGGAAGTGGCCCAGGAGGTGTGCACCAGGGTGGGGATCATCGACCGGGGAAAACTCCGCTTTGACGGGACGCTCGAAGAGCTCAGGCAGGGGACGGACCGGAGTCTGGAGGATCTGTTCCTGTCACTGACGGAGGAGACCAATGGGTGA
- a CDS encoding haloacid dehalogenase-like hydrolase, producing MDTLIAFDFDGTLYPFAPYDSEELLMLLASRSRGELIRARAKRAVAKDMAGKSSLEVFDRDYLRYAKGATMQTIREVVDFISRPCQAEWYAPLKELSAKADLIVLSAGTTEIARMFLQRFGVENLFTGFYGKHLIFSPEGKMTGYTSEVPTTRAKAEVLHGLGSRYQRVFATGDGLTDRFMLAEADVGIQLRYNGKRLFDEYPMTRSLPETVALMLTRL from the coding sequence ATGGACACCCTCATCGCGTTTGATTTTGATGGTACCCTGTACCCGTTCGCCCCGTATGACAGTGAAGAATTGCTGATGCTTTTGGCATCCCGCTCTCGGGGAGAGCTGATCAGAGCCAGAGCCAAACGGGCCGTGGCCAAGGACATGGCGGGGAAAAGTTCGCTGGAAGTCTTCGACCGTGATTATCTCCGCTACGCCAAGGGCGCCACGATGCAGACCATCCGGGAAGTAGTGGATTTCATTTCCCGCCCCTGCCAAGCGGAATGGTACGCCCCATTGAAGGAGCTTTCCGCCAAAGCCGATCTGATCGTCCTTTCCGCCGGCACGACGGAGATCGCCCGGATGTTCCTCCAGCGTTTCGGTGTCGAAAATCTCTTCACCGGATTCTACGGCAAACATCTTATCTTCAGTCCAGAAGGGAAAATGACCGGCTATACGTCGGAAGTTCCGACGACTCGGGCGAAGGCGGAGGTGTTGCATGGATTGGGGTCACGGTACCAGCGTGTCTTCGCCACCGGCGACGGGCTTACCGACCGGTTCATGCTCGCCGAAGCGGATGTCGGCATACAACTCCGCTACAACGGCAAACGCCTGTTCGACGAATACCCCATGACGCGATCTCTACCGGAGACGGTAGCGCTGATGCTCACGCGCCTTTGA
- a CDS encoding DUF5107 domain-containing protein, whose amino-acid sequence MVRIEEFQVKAALPAGENPLPFFRAPHHDVSVQLTPDVPEEYRQSLGLDCGFRMLPYLRQDRYDRLRAWTPLKTIILENNHLKASFLPSLGGRLISLYDKDGKRELLYDNWNIQVANLANRDAWFAGGIEWNVGQYGHGFSTCSDVYFAKVSGDHIRMYSYERCKGLWWRVDFFLSEGDRMLTSIVTIDNQKPTRQSLYAWVNTAVSQTETTRVFASNTHALYLDIHQRGQRVFGYMDSPDTPLYPGMDASYPARWPVSEEYFFTCNHDPMPWEVSIQEDGRGLMEVSSPILGYRKMFCWGTGKGGRNWQRFLAPEREGSSYVEIQAGLAPTQLHGAYIEGYHSVRWVQMFGPIAIRRSQEYHKERETVIQMIQTIIDPEKVTREGKRRQAELDSPEQEILHHDDGWSYLEKQANQENPGVAYHVRREDVSERLLPWLDLVEAKKVPRYDPLRIPPVIGDNWLALLKAGEGEPMSLSYWSGIMLAEQGKDAEAMELFQIVHTHMHDAFSARNIAQLLLRAGKTSQARLWYQAATYSTGYGDDPAIAEEYIALLREERDWPMVHETLAVLPSRLETGRIRMEKAILASHENNPTLLSRLLDEGFPNVREGEAPFEDLWVSLLYMRLAPHEKKTDKMTKELLAAHPLPERLSFSMTDEPVASTK is encoded by the coding sequence ATGGTTCGCATTGAGGAATTCCAGGTAAAGGCAGCCCTTCCCGCGGGGGAGAATCCCTTGCCGTTTTTCCGTGCCCCCCACCATGATGTTTCCGTCCAACTTACTCCAGACGTGCCGGAGGAATACCGGCAGTCGCTTGGTCTTGACTGTGGCTTCCGCATGCTCCCCTACCTCCGCCAGGACCGGTATGACCGGCTTCGGGCATGGACGCCGCTGAAGACGATCATTCTGGAGAACAACCATCTGAAGGCATCGTTTCTCCCCTCGTTGGGTGGCCGGTTGATCAGCCTGTACGACAAGGATGGCAAGCGGGAACTGCTGTACGACAACTGGAACATCCAGGTGGCCAATCTTGCCAACCGTGACGCGTGGTTTGCCGGAGGCATCGAGTGGAACGTCGGCCAGTACGGCCACGGTTTCTCCACCTGCTCGGACGTTTATTTCGCCAAAGTCAGCGGCGACCACATCCGCATGTATTCCTATGAACGGTGCAAAGGCCTGTGGTGGCGGGTGGATTTCTTCCTTTCCGAAGGCGACCGGATGCTGACATCCATCGTGACGATCGACAACCAGAAGCCCACGCGACAATCGCTGTACGCATGGGTCAACACCGCCGTCAGCCAGACGGAGACGACGCGGGTTTTCGCGTCCAACACCCATGCGCTGTATCTGGACATCCACCAGAGAGGACAACGCGTCTTCGGATACATGGACAGCCCGGATACCCCGCTGTATCCCGGGATGGACGCGTCGTACCCGGCGCGCTGGCCGGTCTCCGAAGAATACTTCTTCACCTGCAACCATGATCCAATGCCCTGGGAAGTCTCCATTCAGGAAGACGGCAGGGGGTTGATGGAAGTCTCCTCCCCGATCCTCGGCTATCGGAAGATGTTCTGCTGGGGTACGGGGAAAGGGGGAAGAAACTGGCAACGGTTCCTCGCTCCGGAACGGGAAGGTTCTTCTTATGTGGAGATCCAGGCAGGACTTGCCCCGACCCAACTGCATGGCGCGTACATCGAAGGATACCATTCGGTACGCTGGGTGCAGATGTTCGGCCCCATCGCCATACGGCGAAGCCAGGAATACCACAAGGAACGAGAGACCGTCATCCAGATGATCCAGACGATCATCGACCCTGAGAAAGTGACACGGGAAGGGAAACGACGCCAAGCGGAACTGGACAGCCCGGAACAGGAAATCCTCCACCATGACGATGGATGGTCGTATTTGGAAAAACAGGCGAACCAGGAAAACCCGGGTGTCGCCTATCATGTACGTCGGGAAGATGTATCCGAACGGCTTCTTCCTTGGCTGGATTTGGTGGAAGCGAAAAAGGTTCCACGGTACGACCCACTGCGTATTCCACCGGTCATCGGGGACAATTGGCTGGCGCTGCTCAAGGCGGGTGAAGGGGAACCGATGTCCCTTTCCTATTGGAGCGGCATCATGCTGGCCGAGCAGGGAAAGGACGCCGAGGCGATGGAACTGTTCCAAATCGTCCACACCCACATGCATGACGCTTTCAGCGCGCGGAACATCGCCCAGTTGCTGCTTCGCGCAGGAAAAACAAGCCAGGCGCGCTTGTGGTACCAGGCGGCCACCTACTCCACCGGATACGGGGATGATCCCGCGATCGCCGAGGAATACATCGCGTTGCTCCGCGAGGAACGTGATTGGCCGATGGTCCACGAAACACTCGCCGTCCTGCCATCCCGGTTGGAGACCGGCCGCATCCGTATGGAAAAGGCGATTCTTGCCAGCCATGAGAACAACCCCACCCTGTTGTCCCGCCTGTTGGATGAGGGGTTCCCCAATGTCCGGGAAGGAGAAGCTCCGTTTGAGGACCTTTGGGTCTCTCTTCTGTACATGCGTCTGGCCCCTCATGAGAAGAAAACCGACAAAATGACCAAAGAACTGCTTGCCGCTCATCCGCTTCCCGAACGTCTTTCCTTCTCCATGACCGACGAACCGGTTGCCTCAACGAAATGA
- a CDS encoding aminoglycoside phosphotransferase family protein translates to MEIRDIVRQFAIEGELVTAETNHEGHINGTYICTFSDGAMYTVQQINRTVFVHPEQVMENIELVTSHIRSRLTGTADMDRRCLTVIRTKEGNLCFKDDTGEYWRVYRYISNARTFSTITEPKEVYLLGSAIGRFQNQLSDFDGRKLHITIPNFHNMRFRYEQLAQAYKADPKDRVREVTDDLDFLMDNRKRGCAIWDGMERGTYPTRVTHNDTKMNNVLFSEDGSEALCVIDLDTVMPGTILFDTGDMIRTATNTAVEDEQDLSKVSCDVRLYHALMDGYLSQADPFLTDEEFDALAESGKTITQIMAVRFLTDYLAGDVYYHIDRPGQNLDRARTQIALMRSMDRQWDDLLHL, encoded by the coding sequence ATGGAGATTAGGGACATCGTGCGACAGTTTGCCATTGAAGGCGAACTCGTCACGGCGGAAACAAACCATGAAGGGCACATCAACGGGACGTACATCTGTACGTTCTCCGATGGCGCCATGTACACGGTGCAACAGATCAACCGAACGGTATTCGTCCATCCGGAACAGGTGATGGAAAACATAGAGCTGGTAACCAGCCACATCAGAAGCCGTTTGACGGGTACCGCGGATATGGATCGTCGTTGTCTTACCGTCATTCGGACCAAAGAGGGAAACCTCTGTTTCAAAGATGACACCGGAGAATACTGGCGCGTGTATCGATACATCTCCAATGCCCGGACGTTCAGCACCATCACCGAACCGAAGGAAGTGTATTTGCTGGGAAGCGCCATCGGACGATTCCAAAACCAACTCTCCGATTTTGATGGAAGAAAACTCCATATCACCATCCCCAATTTCCACAATATGCGCTTCCGGTACGAACAACTCGCCCAGGCTTACAAAGCCGACCCCAAAGACCGGGTGCGGGAAGTCACCGATGATCTGGATTTTTTGATGGACAACAGGAAGCGGGGATGCGCCATCTGGGATGGCATGGAGCGTGGCACCTACCCCACACGGGTCACCCATAACGACACCAAGATGAACAACGTGCTGTTCTCCGAAGATGGCAGTGAAGCGCTCTGCGTCATTGACCTGGACACCGTCATGCCGGGGACCATCCTGTTTGACACTGGTGACATGATCCGCACGGCGACCAACACCGCCGTGGAGGACGAGCAGGACCTCTCCAAGGTTTCCTGCGACGTACGGTTGTACCACGCGTTGATGGATGGGTACCTTTCCCAAGCCGACCCGTTCCTCACCGATGAAGAGTTTGACGCCCTGGCGGAAAGCGGGAAGACCATCACCCAGATCATGGCCGTCCGGTTCCTCACCGACTACCTTGCCGGAGACGTGTACTACCACATCGATCGTCCCGGCCAGAATCTGGACCGGGCGAGGACGCAGATAGCCCTGATGCGTTCCATGGACCGGCAGTGGGATGATTTGCTTCATCTGTGA
- a CDS encoding PocR ligand-binding domain-containing protein, whose translation MHEEMKLYLNPMVKRLVESFSYCFDVKITFYSPHLDEWLVGYHTDVSDYCTMVQKELKVRYKCLYQDGQACKRCGVLGRSFSYHCHGGLTESVMPIQLDDRIVAYAMLGQFRMAKEPPVGVVEAWQAAGKPVDELRQAFLDRPFFSEERLSKMLYLFSTTLSFLISTQNVKLQKPELVEQVMAYIEHHLSEPVSLNEVAHAVGKSPSTVTHTLKEKVGMSFKELVITQKMMRFERILLADPTLSINQAARMVGYDDALYFSRLYRSKRASSPQGISGDGPALQVVG comes from the coding sequence ATGCATGAAGAGATGAAACTGTACCTGAATCCGATGGTCAAACGGTTGGTGGAGAGTTTCTCCTACTGCTTTGATGTGAAGATTACCTTCTATTCCCCCCATCTGGACGAATGGTTGGTCGGGTATCATACCGATGTGAGCGATTACTGCACCATGGTACAGAAGGAACTCAAGGTCAGATACAAGTGCCTGTACCAGGATGGGCAGGCTTGCAAACGATGCGGGGTGTTGGGGCGTTCCTTTTCCTACCATTGCCACGGGGGATTGACGGAATCGGTCATGCCCATCCAGCTGGATGATCGTATTGTGGCGTACGCGATGCTTGGACAGTTCCGAATGGCGAAGGAACCCCCGGTGGGGGTTGTGGAGGCATGGCAAGCCGCGGGGAAACCGGTGGATGAACTTCGCCAGGCGTTTCTGGATCGTCCGTTTTTCTCCGAGGAACGCCTATCCAAAATGCTCTATCTGTTTTCCACCACCTTGTCGTTTTTGATCAGCACACAGAATGTGAAGCTGCAGAAACCGGAACTGGTGGAGCAGGTGATGGCATACATCGAGCACCATCTCAGTGAGCCGGTTTCCCTGAATGAGGTTGCCCATGCCGTAGGGAAAAGCCCCTCGACGGTGACCCATACGTTGAAGGAAAAGGTGGGAATGTCGTTCAAGGAGCTGGTCATCACGCAGAAGATGATGCGTTTCGAACGCATCCTCCTTGCCGATCCCACGTTGTCCATCAACCAAGCGGCCCGGATGGTCGGCTACGACGACGCGCTGTATTTCTCCCGTCTGTACCGGAGCAAGCGTGCCTCCTCTCCCCAAGGAATATCTGGAGATGGTCCGGCGCTCCAAGTCGTTGGATGA
- the yfcE gene encoding phosphodiesterase: MKLFFASDIHGSAPATERMIAAYQESGAQRMILLGDILYHGPRNDLPEGYAPKQVVSLLSPLAPKILCVRGNCEAEVDQMVLPFPVMADYAVLFVEALSPRMVYLTHGHHPLPPLCDGDVVISGHTHIPLIDQGPQVHLNPGSASLPKGGFKPSYMVYDDGLFVIKDFDGGVIGSWRAV, encoded by the coding sequence ATGAAACTCTTTTTCGCTTCTGATATTCATGGCAGCGCTCCCGCGACGGAGCGGATGATCGCGGCGTACCAGGAAAGCGGCGCCCAGCGGATGATCCTCCTGGGGGACATCCTGTACCACGGGCCAAGAAATGATCTGCCCGAAGGGTACGCCCCCAAACAGGTGGTTTCCCTCCTTTCTCCGTTGGCGCCGAAGATTCTCTGCGTACGGGGAAACTGCGAGGCGGAAGTGGACCAGATGGTCCTGCCGTTTCCCGTGATGGCCGATTACGCCGTCCTGTTTGTCGAAGCGCTTTCCCCGAGAATGGTGTACCTGACCCATGGGCATCATCCGCTTCCCCCCCTGTGTGATGGGGATGTGGTGATCAGCGGGCACACCCATATCCCGTTGATCGATCAAGGCCCGCAGGTCCACCTGAACCCTGGTTCGGCTTCTCTCCCCAAAGGCGGATTCAAACCATCTTACATGGTGTATGACGACGGACTGTTCGTCATCAAGGATTTCGATGGCGGAGTCATCGGCTCATGGAGGGCAGTGTGA
- a CDS encoding adenine phosphoribosyltransferase: protein MDSRLERIDKAIRKKADFPRKGILYNDISGLTVTPDAFGDCIDLMYEYAKERDIDRIAGIDARGFVLGAPLAYRMHLPLILVRKPGKLCGTVHQKTYQLEYGTDTICVQEEDVQRGDRILVCDDLIATGGTVLAACQLFEELGATVAGCFAIIGLSYLPYKEMLKAYPVHTLLEY, encoded by the coding sequence ATGGACAGCAGGTTGGAACGCATCGACAAAGCCATCAGGAAAAAGGCGGATTTTCCCCGCAAGGGGATTTTGTACAACGACATCTCCGGGCTGACCGTCACTCCTGATGCCTTCGGTGACTGCATCGATTTGATGTATGAGTACGCCAAAGAGCGCGATATTGACCGGATCGCAGGCATTGACGCCCGTGGGTTTGTGCTCGGCGCGCCCTTGGCATACCGGATGCACCTGCCGTTGATCCTGGTCCGGAAGCCGGGCAAGCTCTGTGGTACGGTGCACCAGAAGACGTATCAATTGGAGTATGGGACGGATACGATCTGCGTCCAGGAAGAGGATGTCCAGAGAGGGGACCGTATTCTGGTCTGCGATGATTTGATCGCCACCGGGGGGACGGTGCTCGCCGCCTGCCAGCTGTTCGAAGAGCTGGGAGCGACGGTGGCGGGATGCTTCGCCATCATCGGGTTGTCCTATCTTCCCTACAAGGAAATGTTGAAAGCGTACCCCGTCCACACGTTGTTGGAATATTGA
- a CDS encoding HD domain-containing protein has translation MKICRNDLQYAFSMGLDYVEKEILGGTRHHGLRVAYLAALTGQVLGVSQAEIADLVSVAIFHDNAFTQFWQEFKNSSFGDNIQTSKAFGKHCEFGEKNISILGFYPRVKGAILYHHENADGSGLFKKKADEVPLFAQLIHLADRIDVGYDLFDMDHSKIDMARSKVSKEKGRAFAPHVADAFLDGVKDAQLEHIGKDEVVEALNALVPRTIVDFSLSELEAIGRMAAKIVDYKSHFTCTHSIGIAEKAKRMAEFYQWDEEKCTKMFLTGALHDIGKLTIPNSILEKPDRLTPEEFQIMKGHALASWNILAGIEGMEDIQRWGALHHEKLDGSGYPFGLSAKDLGFEERLMAVIDIYQALTESRPYRKGMSHQGAMRVITTMVENGLLDAGIAQDVDRVFSPQTPR, from the coding sequence ATGAAGATTTGCCGGAACGATTTGCAGTATGCCTTCTCCATGGGATTGGATTACGTAGAGAAGGAAATCCTCGGAGGGACCCGTCACCATGGATTGAGGGTCGCCTACCTCGCCGCGCTTACCGGGCAGGTGCTGGGCGTGTCGCAGGCGGAGATCGCTGATTTGGTTTCCGTCGCCATTTTCCACGACAACGCGTTCACCCAGTTCTGGCAGGAATTCAAGAACAGTTCCTTCGGAGACAATATCCAGACGTCCAAAGCGTTCGGAAAACATTGTGAGTTCGGGGAAAAGAACATCAGCATCCTTGGATTCTATCCTCGGGTCAAAGGCGCCATCCTGTATCATCATGAGAACGCCGACGGGTCCGGACTGTTCAAGAAAAAGGCCGATGAGGTGCCCCTGTTCGCCCAGTTGATCCATCTGGCCGACCGGATTGACGTTGGCTACGACCTGTTTGACATGGACCACTCCAAGATTGATATGGCACGGAGCAAGGTGTCCAAGGAAAAGGGCAGGGCGTTCGCTCCTCATGTGGCCGACGCGTTTTTGGACGGCGTGAAGGATGCCCAATTGGAACACATCGGGAAAGATGAAGTGGTCGAGGCGCTGAACGCTCTGGTACCCCGGACCATCGTGGACTTCTCGCTTTCCGAACTGGAGGCGATCGGGAGGATGGCTGCGAAGATCGTCGATTACAAATCCCACTTCACCTGCACCCATTCCATCGGGATCGCCGAGAAGGCGAAACGGATGGCAGAGTTCTACCAGTGGGATGAGGAGAAGTGCACCAAGATGTTCCTCACCGGAGCGCTGCATGACATCGGCAAGCTTACCATCCCCAATTCCATCTTGGAAAAGCCGGATCGCCTGACGCCGGAAGAGTTCCAGATCATGAAAGGGCACGCCCTTGCCTCATGGAACATCCTTGCGGGAATCGAAGGGATGGAAGACATCCAGCGGTGGGGCGCGTTGCACCACGAGAAACTGGATGGCAGCGGATATCCGTTCGGCTTGAGCGCAAAAGATCTGGGCTTCGAGGAACGACTGATGGCGGTGATTGACATCTATCAGGCGCTCACTGAATCACGTCCCTACCGCAAAGGCATGAGCCACCAAGGCGCCATGCGGGTGATCACCACGATGGTGGAAAACGGTCTGCTGGACGCCGGCATCGCCCAGGATGTCGACCGGGTGTTCAGTCCCCAAACTCCACGTTGA
- the glf gene encoding UDP-galactopyranose mutase: protein MYDYVIIGSGLFGSVFAHQATKRGKKCLVVEKRDHIGGNCATIAQEGVTIHRYGAHIFHTSNETVWSYVTSLCDLTPFINSPVALWHHELYNLPFNMNTFHQLWGVITPAEAQAKLDSQRIPWENPTNLEEQALALAGRDIYEKLIKSYTEKQWGRPCTELPPFIIRRVPLRMRYDNNYFNDPHQGIPSEGYSALIERMLTGSDVVLGEDYNLDRKRWDSKGKKVLYTGMLDALFDYQLGKLEYRSEKFITKRLMEENHQGVAVINYTSMDQPYTRSIEHKHFLGESSPVTYVSYEYPADYQETGEPYYPVADQANLELYRKYRALAETRKDFLFGGRLAGYAYMDMDKTIASALTLVNVEFGD, encoded by the coding sequence ATGTACGATTATGTGATCATCGGTTCCGGGCTGTTCGGTTCGGTATTCGCCCATCAGGCGACCAAACGTGGGAAAAAGTGCCTGGTGGTGGAGAAACGGGACCACATCGGAGGAAACTGCGCCACGATCGCCCAGGAAGGCGTGACGATCCACCGGTACGGCGCGCATATTTTCCATACGTCCAATGAGACGGTCTGGTCGTACGTCACCTCGCTGTGCGACCTCACTCCGTTCATCAACAGCCCGGTGGCGCTGTGGCACCATGAGTTGTACAACCTTCCGTTCAACATGAACACGTTCCACCAGCTCTGGGGCGTCATCACCCCGGCGGAAGCGCAGGCGAAACTTGACAGCCAACGGATCCCTTGGGAGAACCCAACCAACCTGGAAGAGCAGGCGCTTGCCCTTGCCGGCCGGGACATCTATGAGAAGTTGATCAAATCCTATACGGAAAAACAGTGGGGGCGGCCCTGCACCGAACTGCCGCCGTTCATCATCCGTAGGGTTCCGCTGCGAATGCGCTACGACAACAACTACTTCAACGACCCCCACCAGGGAATCCCCTCCGAGGGATATTCCGCCCTGATCGAGCGCATGCTCACCGGCAGTGACGTTGTCCTGGGCGAGGATTACAATCTCGATCGGAAACGCTGGGACTCCAAGGGGAAAAAAGTGTTGTACACCGGGATGCTGGACGCCCTGTTCGATTACCAGTTGGGAAAGCTGGAATACCGGTCGGAGAAATTCATCACCAAACGGCTCATGGAAGAGAATCATCAAGGAGTGGCCGTCATCAACTACACATCCATGGACCAGCCGTATACCCGATCCATCGAGCACAAACACTTCCTAGGGGAATCCAGTCCGGTGACGTACGTCAGCTATGAGTACCCCGCGGACTATCAGGAGACGGGAGAACCGTACTACCCGGTGGCGGATCAGGCGAATCTGGAACTGTACCGGAAATACCGGGCTCTCGCCGAGACTCGCAAAGACTTCCTGTTCGGCGGCAGACTGGCAGGCTACGCCTACATGGACATGGACAAGACGATCGCGTCCGCCCTGACGTTGGTCAACGTGGAGTTTGGGGACTGA